In candidate division KSB1 bacterium, one genomic interval encodes:
- a CDS encoding ABC transporter ATP-binding protein has protein sequence MRVRNLSVVFKQPHLTFLALQKVSFDLQSGETLALVGESGSGKTMIALALLGLLSQTAEQVNGEIWFAGKQLDCRHKKSFEGVRGSQIATIFQEPAAALNPVFQVGKQISDVIKTHRKLSHKVAKDRVLQIFEQVRLPDPVWVYGSYPHQLSGGMAQRVMIAMALSCEPRLIIADEPTTALDVTTQLQILKLITNLQREHGFALLLISHDITVVAKLADSIAVMRAGTIIERGKTSELMIRPRELYTRKLIQANLIMPNRVTRISHHAHKPTLLRIENLSKSYKTRQTNAAQTTAVKFVSLEIFKGECLGLIGESGSGKSTFGKCLLRLLEPDTGSAWHEETDLLQLSAKKFGAYRARFQMIFQNPLQALNPRQRVGAALMEPLRVHQSLGKQAALKRASELLNLVRLESELLNRLPHELSGGQRQRVALARALSTKPTFLVADEPTSSLDASLKRQIIELFQEMQQKFGLTLLLISHDLSAVSEISDRIAVMYAGEIVEIAQAKNIIQAPSHPYSKLLVQSAMSTLSTDTYVSEDLGYKENATKEKSNGCQYAFHCPYAEVICFEQEPVLKKLSEDHFVACHLVGEIVSVPTAESIRKEVS, from the coding sequence TTGCGGGTTCGAAATTTATCTGTTGTCTTCAAACAGCCTCATTTAACATTCCTCGCTCTGCAAAAAGTATCTTTTGATCTTCAGTCGGGGGAAACCCTGGCGCTCGTTGGTGAGTCCGGCTCCGGGAAAACCATGATCGCTCTTGCATTGCTCGGATTACTGTCTCAAACAGCAGAGCAGGTTAATGGCGAAATCTGGTTTGCCGGGAAACAACTTGATTGCAGACATAAAAAGTCATTTGAAGGCGTACGCGGCAGCCAGATCGCAACTATTTTTCAAGAACCGGCGGCAGCCCTTAATCCGGTTTTTCAAGTGGGGAAACAAATTTCAGATGTAATTAAAACACACCGAAAGCTCTCGCACAAGGTTGCCAAAGATAGAGTGCTGCAAATTTTTGAACAAGTTCGACTTCCCGATCCCGTCTGGGTTTACGGGTCTTATCCGCATCAATTAAGCGGTGGCATGGCCCAGCGCGTCATGATAGCAATGGCTTTGAGCTGCGAGCCACGACTCATCATCGCCGACGAACCGACCACAGCACTTGATGTCACAACCCAGTTGCAAATCCTCAAACTCATCACAAATTTGCAGAGAGAGCATGGGTTTGCCCTTTTACTGATCAGCCACGATATTACTGTCGTCGCCAAGTTGGCCGACTCTATAGCGGTCATGCGTGCCGGCACAATAATTGAAAGAGGTAAAACAAGTGAATTAATGATCCGTCCGCGCGAATTGTATACCCGAAAACTTATCCAAGCCAATTTAATAATGCCCAATCGGGTCACCAGGATATCACATCATGCACACAAGCCGACCTTACTTCGCATTGAAAATCTCAGCAAATCCTATAAAACCAGGCAGACAAATGCTGCCCAAACTACAGCGGTGAAATTTGTTTCCCTTGAGATTTTTAAAGGTGAATGTCTAGGGCTCATCGGCGAGTCGGGAAGCGGCAAATCAACCTTCGGCAAATGTCTCCTTCGTTTGCTTGAACCTGATACAGGCAGCGCCTGGCATGAAGAGACTGATTTATTGCAATTATCAGCCAAGAAATTCGGTGCGTACCGCGCCAGATTCCAAATGATTTTTCAGAATCCCTTGCAGGCGCTAAATCCGCGCCAAAGGGTTGGCGCCGCTCTCATGGAGCCGTTGCGAGTCCATCAAAGTCTTGGCAAACAAGCAGCATTGAAACGTGCTTCCGAATTGCTTAATTTAGTGAGATTAGAATCTGAGTTATTGAATCGCCTGCCCCATGAACTCAGTGGCGGCCAGCGCCAACGTGTGGCCCTGGCGCGGGCTTTATCGACAAAGCCAACCTTCCTCGTTGCAGATGAGCCGACATCCAGTCTGGACGCCTCGCTTAAACGGCAAATTATTGAGCTTTTCCAGGAGATGCAGCAAAAATTTGGGCTCACACTATTATTGATTTCACACGATTTATCGGCAGTTTCTGAAATTTCGGATCGAATTGCGGTGATGTACGCGGGCGAAATAGTTGAAATTGCGCAAGCCAAAAACATAATTCAAGCGCCAAGTCATCCTTATTCAAAACTATTGGTGCAATCAGCTATGAGTACCCTATCTACTGACACCTATGTTTCCGAAGATCTTGGTTACAAAGAAAATGCAACGAAGGAAAAAAGCAACGGCTGCCAATATGCTTTTCATTGCCCTTATGCTGAAGTCATTTGCTTTGAACAAGAACCCGTTTTAAAAAAGTTATCCGAAGATCATTTCGTTGCCTGCCATCTTGTTGGAGAAATCGTTTCCGTCCCAACCGCGGAATCTATTCGGAAGGAGGTTTCTTAG
- a CDS encoding MFS transporter → MPPQKNDRRTIFAWTLYDFANSSFSTLVLTFIYATYFTKTVAPDEIAGTAMWSRGITISALTVGLLSPFFGALADTGGFRKRILLILTAITVIGTANLFNVLPGQVLKGLVWFVIANIGMEMGMVFYNAFLPDVAPSDKIGRISGYGWGVGYVGGLLCMVVAMVGFVQTENPWFGFSTENSENIRATNLLVAVWFTIFAVPFFIWVKEKKGRTFPNIGQMVSSTVGQLKSTFHEIKRYRQIVRLLIARIFYNDGIITIYSFGGIYAAGTFGFTFSEILTFGIVLNITAGLGAFAMGFLDDRIGGKRTIQITNMVFIAATLLAVFAPSKLWFWVSGIIVGFFLGPNQAVSRSLMGRFVPSDKETEFFGFYAFSGKATAFIGPFFLGILTEMFNSQRAGMSIVVVMFIVGSLLLTRVDEEEGKRLSGRS, encoded by the coding sequence ATGCCTCCCCAAAAGAACGACCGCCGTACCATATTTGCATGGACTTTGTACGACTTTGCCAATTCCTCTTTTTCAACCCTGGTTTTAACCTTTATTTACGCGACTTATTTCACTAAAACAGTCGCACCTGATGAGATTGCAGGCACAGCGATGTGGTCACGGGGCATCACAATTTCAGCGTTGACAGTTGGACTCCTCTCGCCATTTTTTGGTGCGCTCGCTGATACCGGCGGCTTCAGAAAACGAATTCTCTTGATCTTAACGGCAATTACTGTTATTGGCACCGCCAATCTTTTTAACGTTTTACCAGGTCAGGTTTTAAAAGGACTGGTCTGGTTTGTTATTGCCAACATCGGCATGGAAATGGGCATGGTCTTTTATAATGCTTTCTTACCCGACGTTGCCCCGTCCGATAAAATTGGCCGCATCTCCGGATACGGGTGGGGGGTTGGTTATGTAGGCGGGCTTTTATGCATGGTGGTCGCCATGGTAGGATTTGTACAAACAGAAAATCCCTGGTTCGGTTTCTCTACCGAAAACAGCGAAAATATCCGGGCTACCAATCTCCTTGTGGCTGTTTGGTTTACAATTTTTGCCGTGCCTTTTTTTATTTGGGTGAAAGAGAAAAAAGGCCGGACCTTTCCCAATATCGGGCAGATGGTTTCTTCTACCGTGGGACAACTAAAGAGCACATTCCATGAGATTAAACGCTACCGGCAGATCGTCCGCTTACTTATTGCGCGAATTTTTTATAACGACGGTATCATTACCATCTATTCATTCGGCGGGATTTATGCCGCCGGAACGTTTGGGTTCACATTCTCCGAAATCTTAACCTTTGGGATTGTTTTAAATATCACCGCCGGACTCGGTGCATTTGCGATGGGATTTCTCGATGATCGTATTGGCGGCAAGAGGACCATTCAAATTACGAACATGGTATTCATTGCCGCTACTCTACTCGCTGTTTTTGCGCCAAGTAAACTCTGGTTCTGGGTTTCCGGAATTATCGTGGGGTTTTTCTTAGGCCCCAATCAGGCGGTCAGCCGCTCACTCATGGGACGATTTGTACCTTCGGATAAAGAGACGGAGTTTTTTGGTTTTTATGCTTTTTCGGGAAAAGCAACCGCCTTTATAGGGCCTTTTTTTCTTGGCATCTTGACCGAAATGTTTAATTCGCAGCGCGCCGGGATGAGCATTGTAGTGGTTATGTTTATTGTCGGCAGTTTATTACTAACACGGGTCGATGAAGAGGAGGGGAAGCGGCTTTCCGGGCGTAGTTAA
- a CDS encoding sigma 54-interacting transcriptional regulator has protein sequence MSHSDSNISNAREDLIGKSPAINKVVTTAQKIARNPSLTTLITGESGTGKEVIARLIHSASPSVKQPFVDINCGAIPENLLESELFGYEKGAFTGANNRKQGLFELANGGTIFLDEIGNISTNIQAKLLKVVESKRFRRINGLQEIKVSTRIIAATNVNLEEAVRDGNFREDLYYRLNVYQINLPPLRERDGDSVILAQHFIDSFNQEYDRKIKGLAPSAKEFIQNYHWPGNIRELKNAIERAVLVESEEWVEADDLSVDSEQARPSARVNDTPKVTTVDLNFANFEIPDEGIPFEEIERNIILSALEKADGNISKAARLLRINRGKFRYRLERLGLSVG, from the coding sequence ATGAGTCATTCAGATTCCAACATCAGCAATGCACGCGAAGACCTTATCGGGAAATCCCCCGCAATTAATAAAGTCGTCACAACGGCTCAAAAAATTGCCAGAAATCCCTCGCTCACCACCCTCATAACTGGCGAAAGCGGCACTGGAAAAGAGGTGATTGCTCGACTGATTCATAGCGCAAGCCCATCGGTTAAGCAGCCATTTGTAGACATCAACTGTGGCGCGATTCCGGAGAATTTGCTGGAGTCGGAATTGTTTGGTTACGAAAAAGGTGCCTTTACGGGCGCAAATAATCGCAAGCAAGGTTTGTTTGAATTGGCTAACGGCGGCACTATTTTTCTCGATGAAATTGGTAATATTTCCACAAACATCCAGGCAAAGCTTTTGAAGGTGGTGGAAAGTAAACGTTTTCGCCGCATCAACGGTTTGCAGGAAATCAAAGTTTCGACCCGCATTATTGCGGCCACAAATGTAAATCTTGAGGAAGCTGTCAGGGATGGTAATTTTCGTGAAGATTTGTATTATCGTCTCAACGTTTACCAAATAAATCTACCCCCATTACGGGAACGCGATGGGGATTCGGTCATTTTGGCACAGCACTTCATCGACAGTTTTAATCAGGAGTACGATCGGAAAATTAAGGGCCTTGCACCGTCAGCAAAAGAGTTCATACAAAATTATCATTGGCCAGGCAATATCCGTGAGCTGAAAAACGCCATCGAACGAGCTGTTTTGGTTGAGTCTGAAGAATGGGTCGAAGCTGACGACCTTTCTGTTGATTCCGAGCAAGCCAGGCCAAGCGCCCGTGTGAATGATACCCCAAAGGTCACCACTGTTGACCTAAATTTCGCTAACTTCGAAATTCCCGATGAAGGTATTCCATTCGAAGAGATCGAACGAAATATTATTTTGAGTGCCTTAGAAAAAGCTGACGGCAATATAAGCAAGGCGGCCAGGCTTTTAAGAATTAATCGTGGCAAATTTCGTTACCGTCTCGAACGGCTTGGATTATCTGTCGGGTAA
- a CDS encoding ABC transporter permease: MARYILKRLGISLLIVWGVLSITFLLMRLAPGDPSSLYIRPEIDAKTVENIRRQMGLELPLWRQYFLWIGEFMRGNFGVSFTHHRPVSEILAEAIPNTLKLTGVVYFLQSIAGIVLGVITAVKRGTKLDLFITSFLLFLYSMPGFWLGLMAIMLFSLKLGWLPSSQMRSLHVSGGFWAESLDYIKHLILPASILAMPFAASTARFVRNSLAEALEQNYIRTAKAYGIKSWKILFQYALKNALLPLVTLFGLHLPFLLGGAVITEHIFAWPGLGTITVNAIFAHDFPVILASTFIAALTVVMGNQISDFLYLLVDPRVRTGLSKN; this comes from the coding sequence ATGGCGAGATATATTCTAAAAAGGCTTGGTATCTCTCTGCTCATCGTCTGGGGTGTCCTCAGCATTACTTTTCTTCTCATGCGCCTTGCGCCGGGTGATCCGTCCTCCCTTTACATACGACCCGAAATCGATGCAAAGACTGTAGAAAATATTCGCCGGCAAATGGGGTTAGAACTGCCGTTGTGGCGTCAGTATTTTCTCTGGATTGGCGAGTTCATGAGGGGCAATTTTGGCGTTTCCTTCACCCATCATCGCCCGGTCAGTGAGATTCTTGCAGAAGCCATTCCAAACACATTGAAGCTTACCGGGGTCGTTTATTTTTTGCAATCGATCGCGGGAATCGTTCTGGGTGTTATCACGGCCGTAAAGCGCGGAACCAAACTTGATCTGTTTATCACTTCATTTCTGCTCTTTTTATATTCGATGCCCGGGTTCTGGCTTGGATTGATGGCAATTATGCTCTTTTCTCTAAAACTGGGTTGGTTGCCATCCAGTCAAATGAGAAGCCTGCACGTCTCAGGTGGTTTTTGGGCCGAGTCTCTTGATTACATTAAACACCTCATTTTGCCCGCATCCATCCTGGCAATGCCATTTGCAGCCTCGACTGCCCGATTCGTACGTAACAGCCTCGCCGAGGCTCTGGAACAAAATTACATTCGCACCGCAAAAGCATACGGCATCAAATCCTGGAAAATTCTATTTCAATATGCGCTTAAAAATGCTCTTCTGCCTCTGGTCACTCTTTTTGGGTTACACTTGCCCTTTTTGTTAGGAGGCGCTGTCATAACCGAGCATATATTCGCCTGGCCTGGCCTCGGAACAATTACCGTAAACGCTATTTTTGCCCATGATTTCCCGGTCATTTTGGCCAGTACTTTCATTGCCGCGTTAACAGTGGTAATGGGCAATCAAATTTCCGATTTCCTCTACCTTCTTGTTGATCCCCGGGTACGAACCGGCCTCTCGAAAAATTAA
- a CDS encoding ABC transporter permease — MKKTFFSKSLNHRPAIVGLLAISLLVIGASMSRFLTKYDPVQHGDLLTERYLSPSYEHPFGTDKFGRDVFSRVLYGGRISLTIAFSVVLMSITIGLIYGAVSGYFGGFIDSVMMRLLDFLLAFPVIFLIIAVAAVFQVSHWYLIPLLGLTGWMDTARLVRAEVLSVKERDFILAAKGLGFTHTRILMKHIIPNCLNPVIVAATLKVGEVILLESALSFLGIGIRPPSPSWGNIINDGRQALLSAWWVATFPGIFIVLAVMSFNLISDGFRQALGLQK, encoded by the coding sequence ATGAAAAAAACATTTTTCTCGAAAAGTTTGAACCACAGACCAGCCATTGTCGGTTTGCTGGCGATTAGCCTTTTGGTTATTGGGGCTTCCATGAGCCGTTTCCTTACAAAATATGACCCGGTTCAGCACGGCGATCTGCTCACCGAACGGTATTTATCTCCATCCTATGAGCACCCGTTTGGCACAGACAAATTTGGCCGGGACGTTTTCAGCCGTGTTTTATACGGGGGGCGTATTTCACTGACGATCGCATTTAGCGTCGTCTTGATGTCGATAACCATTGGCTTGATTTACGGAGCAGTCTCCGGCTATTTTGGTGGATTTATCGATTCGGTCATGATGCGGCTGTTGGATTTCCTGCTTGCCTTCCCAGTCATTTTCCTTATTATTGCCGTGGCCGCAGTTTTTCAAGTGAGTCACTGGTACTTGATACCCCTACTCGGTCTCACCGGCTGGATGGATACGGCCCGCCTGGTCCGAGCCGAAGTTCTTTCGGTTAAAGAAAGAGATTTCATATTGGCAGCAAAAGGCCTTGGGTTTACGCATACACGCATCCTGATGAAGCACATTATTCCAAACTGTCTAAACCCGGTGATCGTCGCTGCAACTTTGAAGGTTGGAGAAGTCATTCTTTTAGAATCAGCCTTGAGTTTCCTGGGAATAGGAATTCGTCCGCCGAGTCCGAGCTGGGGCAACATCATAAACGATGGTCGCCAGGCGCTCCTGAGTGCCTGGTGGGTCGCAACATTTCCAGGCATCTTTATTGTGCTGGCCGTCATGAGTTTTAACCTGATAAGCGATGGTTTCCGACAGGCTTTAGGCCTTCAAAAATGA
- a CDS encoding serine/threonine protein kinase — MPFPSLENFKIQKKLSTRLCYSLYDAIDQRDNRNVFLKILDQKFDGNQTAVSNFINGARIARMLDHPNIAKIYDSGEDMGHYFISSEVIEFQPLKALILEIFSLSLADLTKIFTNIAKALNYAHLRGVVHGFLNPNNVYINSNSDIKIGDLEFNWYVSNILTSDTKESADLSKYIAPEYYRSVEQADGRGDIYSLGVILFEFLTGTPPFNQKDMASIQEQHLAGKIPPVDYGELQLPIEFNEIINKSINKFIDKRFQNSNEFVQSLEFLSEKYLEVPTTLEISEQQVAAFEAKIKEKKGQNPWPIQEASIDTSTDMSTISYESQGLKFVTKKLLNVGLIILALVAVIIFGKNFFFDASGSDDLLNGFATTPPEVTGLSNANNIQDENSVASAIAALDSLNALFLTDETNLSEVEDFPKSNGSDSEEFELKPTKPINEDILQSGSATMNIFVRSGNKPIETNIFLDDQFVGNTDKNGHLTLSQLELDKIYAARVSMAGYTSTTKYITLSQETTQVTFDIEPRVNTLGTLILDAIPGADSVFVNDVLFGGKTPFEMKFQQGQHQIRLVNSSLQKSWEQTVELKAGQVLNIKHDFNTIEYGKIAISLKNAFEFGFGYVYVDGKIWPEKHNTTPIEINLEVGSHKIEVRREGFATLPADTAIVVGNNTIQFVSFRLAKEQ, encoded by the coding sequence ATGCCTTTTCCCAGCCTGGAAAACTTTAAAATCCAGAAAAAACTTAGCACAAGATTGTGTTACTCACTTTATGATGCAATCGATCAACGAGACAATAGAAATGTTTTTCTCAAAATTTTAGATCAAAAATTTGACGGGAATCAAACAGCCGTCAGCAATTTCATAAACGGCGCTCGAATCGCCCGAATGCTAGATCACCCCAATATCGCCAAAATTTATGATTCCGGCGAAGACATGGGGCACTACTTTATTTCCTCAGAAGTAATTGAATTCCAACCTCTCAAAGCTTTGATTTTGGAAATCTTTTCGTTGTCTTTGGCGGATTTGACGAAAATTTTTACAAACATAGCCAAAGCCTTAAATTACGCCCACCTTCGCGGCGTCGTCCATGGTTTTTTAAATCCAAACAATGTATATATTAACTCAAACAGTGACATTAAGATCGGTGACCTTGAATTTAATTGGTACGTCTCGAATATTCTCACGAGCGACACCAAAGAATCTGCCGACCTGTCGAAATATATCGCACCCGAATATTATAGAAGTGTTGAGCAGGCTGATGGCCGGGGCGATATTTATTCTCTGGGTGTGATTTTATTTGAATTCTTAACAGGAACCCCCCCCTTTAATCAAAAGGACATGGCTTCCATTCAAGAGCAGCATTTAGCAGGTAAAATTCCGCCGGTTGATTATGGGGAGCTCCAACTTCCGATAGAGTTTAACGAAATCATCAATAAATCAATTAACAAATTTATTGATAAGCGATTTCAGAATTCAAATGAATTTGTACAATCATTGGAATTTCTGAGTGAGAAATATTTAGAGGTCCCCACTACTTTGGAAATTTCCGAGCAACAAGTTGCTGCGTTTGAGGCAAAAATTAAAGAAAAAAAAGGCCAGAATCCTTGGCCTATTCAAGAAGCCTCTATAGATACGTCTACCGACATGTCAACAATTTCCTATGAGTCACAAGGGCTAAAATTCGTAACCAAAAAACTTTTAAACGTTGGTCTGATTATTTTAGCTCTGGTAGCAGTCATTATTTTTGGCAAAAATTTTTTCTTTGATGCGAGTGGTTCCGATGACTTACTAAATGGTTTTGCAACAACACCCCCCGAGGTTACGGGTTTATCCAACGCTAACAACATCCAGGATGAAAACTCCGTTGCGAGTGCTATAGCTGCCTTAGATTCTCTAAACGCTTTGTTCTTGACGGATGAAACAAACTTATCCGAGGTTGAGGACTTCCCAAAATCAAATGGTTCCGATTCAGAGGAATTTGAGCTAAAGCCGACAAAACCTATAAATGAAGATATTTTGCAGTCAGGCTCCGCGACCATGAATATTTTCGTGCGGTCAGGCAACAAACCGATTGAGACGAATATTTTTCTGGATGATCAGTTCGTGGGTAATACCGACAAGAACGGACACCTAACACTTTCACAGCTTGAACTGGACAAAATTTACGCCGCGCGAGTATCCATGGCAGGGTATACTTCCACCACCAAATACATCACACTATCCCAGGAAACAACACAGGTTACTTTTGATATCGAGCCAAGAGTAAACACTCTTGGAACGCTCATCCTGGATGCCATTCCAGGAGCAGATTCTGTTTTTGTGAACGATGTTTTGTTTGGGGGAAAAACTCCTTTTGAAATGAAGTTTCAGCAGGGGCAGCATCAAATTCGACTGGTCAATTCGAGCCTACAAAAAAGCTGGGAACAAACTGTGGAGTTAAAGGCCGGGCAGGTGCTCAATATTAAACACGATTTCAACACCATTGAATATGGCAAAATCGCAATCTCCCTAAAAAATGCTTTTGAATTCGGTTTTGGGTATGTTTACGTGGATGGTAAAATTTGGCCTGAAAAGCACAACACCACGCCGATTGAAATTAATTTAGAAGTTGGCTCTCATAAAATTGAAGTACGGCGGGAAGGGTTTGCTACCCTACCTGCTGACACAGCTATCGTCGTTGGTAACAACACGATACAATTCGTATCTTTCCGATTAGCAAAAGAGCAATAA
- a CDS encoding TerB family tellurite resistance protein: MLDFINKVFGAAGEPDSKESNEVQAHDIRIATCALFLEMAQIDGEFSEKERERILAILNEEYDLSDEVAAELTEAADKERKNSIDLWKFTNLINENYSEDEKIRVVEFLWKLVYADGKLDQHEDYLIHKFATLLEIRHDQLIAAKLRVLNASS; encoded by the coding sequence ATGCTCGATTTTATAAACAAAGTATTCGGCGCCGCAGGCGAACCCGATTCCAAAGAATCAAACGAAGTCCAAGCTCATGATATCCGTATTGCCACTTGCGCACTGTTTCTGGAAATGGCGCAAATCGACGGTGAGTTTAGTGAAAAGGAGCGCGAAAGAATCCTGGCAATCTTAAATGAAGAATATGATTTGTCCGACGAAGTTGCGGCTGAACTAACCGAAGCAGCCGATAAAGAGCGGAAAAATAGCATCGACTTGTGGAAATTCACCAACCTGATCAATGAAAATTATTCGGAGGATGAGAAGATTCGAGTTGTCGAATTTTTATGGAAACTGGTTTATGCGGATGGAAAGCTGGATCAGCACGAAGACTATCTGATTCATAAATTTGCAACCCTTCTCGAAATACGGCACGATCAGCTCATCGCTGCCAAGCTGAGAGTTCTAAATGCATCATCTTGA
- a CDS encoding DUF819 family protein, with protein sequence MEPVFTNDAIVLGILFAILAFVFKTSHSSNPFWKKFYTYVPSLLLCYFIPSLLNSMGIISGENSNLYFVSSRYLLPASLVLLTLSIDLKRILSLGPKALIMFLAGTVGIIIGGPIAVLIFSFVAPDVVGGSGGDAVWRGLTTVAGSWIGGGANMTAMKEVFEVSDNLFSAMITVDVIVANIWMAFLLYGAGISARIDRWFKADASAIDEVRKNIEEYRASIAKIPSLTDVTMVLAVGFGITAIAHFGSDLIAPWIAEHAPALAKYSLTSGFFWIVVIATTGGMVLSFTKVRELEGVGASRYGSLLLYVLVATIGMKMDIMAIFESPQLFLIGIVWMIVHVIILLSVGKIIKAPFFFVAIGSQANVGGAASAPIVASAFHPALAPVGVLLAVLGYSLGTYGAWICGIMMQAVAP encoded by the coding sequence ATGGAACCGGTATTTACCAACGACGCCATCGTTTTAGGAATTTTATTTGCTATCCTGGCCTTTGTATTCAAAACCTCTCATAGCTCCAACCCATTCTGGAAAAAGTTTTACACCTATGTGCCGTCTTTGCTGCTGTGTTATTTTATACCATCTTTGCTAAATTCAATGGGAATCATTTCCGGTGAAAATTCCAACCTTTATTTTGTTTCTTCCCGTTATCTACTGCCCGCCAGTTTGGTTCTATTAACTTTAAGCATCGACTTGAAACGAATTTTAAGTCTTGGTCCCAAGGCGCTCATCATGTTTCTGGCCGGCACCGTGGGAATTATAATTGGAGGTCCAATCGCTGTGTTAATTTTTAGTTTTGTTGCTCCCGACGTTGTCGGCGGCAGCGGCGGCGATGCCGTTTGGCGGGGGCTGACCACAGTTGCCGGAAGCTGGATAGGCGGCGGCGCAAATATGACCGCTATGAAAGAGGTCTTTGAAGTCAGCGATAATCTATTTTCGGCCATGATTACCGTAGATGTTATCGTGGCGAACATCTGGATGGCTTTTCTCCTCTACGGCGCAGGCATCTCAGCACGAATCGACCGCTGGTTTAAAGCGGACGCTTCGGCGATTGATGAGGTTCGTAAAAATATTGAGGAGTACCGGGCGAGCATTGCTAAAATCCCCAGCCTCACCGATGTTACCATGGTTCTGGCGGTCGGGTTTGGCATTACCGCCATCGCGCATTTTGGCTCAGATTTAATCGCCCCCTGGATTGCGGAACATGCGCCCGCACTTGCTAAATACAGCCTAACCTCCGGCTTCTTTTGGATTGTCGTGATCGCGACCACCGGCGGCATGGTGCTCTCATTCACCAAAGTCCGCGAGCTCGAGGGGGTTGGCGCCTCCAGGTACGGCAGTTTACTTTTGTATGTTTTAGTAGCAACCATCGGTATGAAAATGGATATTATGGCCATTTTCGAAAGTCCGCAATTGTTTTTAATTGGAATTGTCTGGATGATTGTCCATGTGATTATTCTTTTGTCGGTTGGTAAAATAATTAAAGCGCCGTTTTTCTTTGTGGCAATCGGCAGTCAGGCCAATGTCGGCGGCGCTGCTTCCGCGCCTATCGTGGCTTCGGCTTTTCATCCGGCATTGGCGCCCGTTGGAGTGCTGCTGGCTGTTCTTGGCTATTCTTTAGGAACTTACGGCGCCTGGATTTGCGGGATTATGATGCAGGCGGTTGCGCCTTAG